A region of Gracilinanus agilis isolate LMUSP501 chromosome 3, AgileGrace, whole genome shotgun sequence DNA encodes the following proteins:
- the LOC123243072 gene encoding 40S ribosomal protein S29-like, with translation MGHQHLYWSHPCKFGQGIRSCRVFSNRHGLIRKYGLNMCRQGFRQYAKDIGFIKLD, from the coding sequence ATGGGTCACCAGCACCTCTACTGGAGCCATCCTTGCAAATTCGGCCAGGGGATTCGGTCTTGCCGGGTATTCTCCAACCGGCATGGCCTGATCCGCAAGTACGGCCTGAACATGTGTCGCCAGGGCTTCCGACAATATGCGAAAGACATCGGCTTCATTAAGTTGGACTAA
- the HES3 gene encoding transcription factor HES-3: MEKKRRARINVSLEQLKMLLEKHYSHQIRKRKLEKADILELSVKYMKSLQNSVQGVPPVFTSAEYQAGFRSCLHGVSQFLRRSESSYGLPCHLLQELAHVGLQAGTPGFSTTDSATPISSPEAQSPAFPRCSGAAEPWGSSPSASTLRPSRQRLLLPTATPTAIPVPPESPQPEVLRNSASAESSKGQNVWRPW, translated from the exons ATGGAAAAGAAGCGAAGAGCGAGGATCAATGTATCCTTGGAGCAGCTGAAAATGCTGCTGGAGAAACACTATTCGCACCAG ATCCGTAAGCGCAAACTGGAGAAAGCAGATATTCTGGAATTGAGCGTCAAATACATGAAAAGTCTGCAGAATTCGGTTCAAG GTGTTCCCCCAGTGTTCACCAGTGCCGAGTACCAGGCAGGCTTTCGGAGCTGCCTCCACGGGGTGAGCCAATTTCTGCGGCGCTCTGAGTCAAGCTACGGTCTGCCTTGCCACCTGCTGCAGGAACTCGCCCATGTCGGCCTCCAGGCAGGCACCCCGGGCTTCAGTACCACGGACAGCGCCACGCCGATTTCAAGCCCTGAGGCGCAGTCTCCCGCCTTCCCCAGATGCTCCGGAGCGGCGGAGCCTTGGGGATCTTCTCCCTCCGCCAGCACCCTGCGGCCATCTAGACAGAGGCTTCTCCTTCCTACTGCCACCCCCACCGCGATCCCAGTTCCTCCCGAGAGTCCCCAGCCAGAAGTCCTTCGAAACAGCGCCTCTGCAGAGAGTAGCAAAGGGCAGAATGTGTGGCGTCCTTGGTAA